Part of the Candidatus Omnitrophota bacterium genome, GCGTAGCCGTCAAAGACTACGGTAATCTTATTGTTAGGGCTACCGCATAATTTTTTGGCCTTAATTAATTCCAAAAGCGCCTCTCTGGGGTCTTTTATCTTTTTATGGGCAGGGGTGAACTTGCTGTGGCTTGTGATATTGCATCCGTCTATGATGTATGTTAAGGACATAAATGAGTCCTCCTATAAGGGCATATACCAGGATAAAGGAAAAGTTTATCAGGGACATGGCAAAAGCCAGATCCTTGCTCATGCCTGCCTTGGAAAAAAAGTATATAGTCGTAGCATCCCGTAAGCCCAGGCCGCCTATAGAAATGGGCAAGAGCGTAATGGCTCCTATAATAGGGATATAGACAAAAAAGTAGGCGATATTTATCTTAACCCCCAGGGAAAGGGCAATGATATAAAAAGTGAGGGGAGTAATAGACTGTATAAGGATAGATAAAATAAGGTTATTTACGATTATATTTTTCCGGTGCCTGAAAATATGGATCTCCTGGTGCAGGTTTTTGATGGCCTCTCTCATCCTGCCGGCAGTAGGCGAATGCAGGATTTGATTTATCTTAGAATACAGGAAACTATTAAATAATATTAATAATGCCACCACCAATACGCCGGTGATGACAGCCACAGACCAGAAGACGCTTTTTTCCTCCACTAATCCCCAGCCAAAAACCAGAGCCAATAATGTTACTGTTACCAAACCTATATAACCGCTTAACCTGTCTAATAATACCGTAGTCACAACTTCCCGGGGCCTTTTTGTATGCGTAGCCAGATCAATACTGCGGATAAGGTCCCCCCCGATGCTGGAGGGCAGAAAAATATTAAAAAAATTCCCTCCGGCAAAAGATATAATTACCCTTTTTAAGGGTAGGTAAACTTTAGCGCCCTTAAGCAGCATCTCCCAGCGAAAGAGAGCCAGGATATATAGAGAAAAATAAATAAACGCCGCAAGGAGCACAAGGCCTATATCGGCATTGCTGACTACTTTCCATAAGGCCTTGGCATCTACGTGCCTGAATAAAAAAATCAGCAAGACAATGCTGATACCGACTCTCAAGAATACAGGCAAAATTTGTTTTAGTATTTTCATTTATTTTTCCTTAAAGTTCTTTGCCGGTCAATCTCTTATATGCCTCAAGGTATTTTTGGCTCGTCTTCTCAATAATCTCCGGGGGCAGTTTTGGCGCAGGCGGAGTCTTGTCCCAATCTAAACTCTCCAGATAATCCCGCACAAACTGCTTATCAAAACTATGCTGAGGCTTACCCGGCTGATACTGGTCCGAGGGCCAGAAACGCGAAGAATCCGGGGTGAGCGCTTCATCGATTAAAATAAGCTTATCTTCCTCTATACCGAATTCGAATTTTGTATCCGCGATAATAA contains:
- a CDS encoding lysylphosphatidylglycerol synthase transmembrane domain-containing protein, encoding MKILKQILPVFLRVGISIVLLIFLFRHVDAKALWKVVSNADIGLVLLAAFIYFSLYILALFRWEMLLKGAKVYLPLKRVIISFAGGNFFNIFLPSSIGGDLIRSIDLATHTKRPREVVTTVLLDRLSGYIGLVTVTLLALVFGWGLVEEKSVFWSVAVITGVLVVALLILFNSFLYSKINQILHSPTAGRMREAIKNLHQEIHIFRHRKNIIVNNLILSILIQSITPLTFYIIALSLGVKINIAYFFVYIPIIGAITLLPISIGGLGLRDATTIYFFSKAGMSKDLAFAMSLINFSFILVYALIGGLIYVLNIHHRRMQYHKPQQVHPCP